A genome region from Anaerohalosphaeraceae bacterium includes the following:
- a CDS encoding ABC transporter permease, which produces MPGPTRESNSNNSSFQPGTEEHIPPGRSLWADGIRRLRKQRLAVVCFWIIVFYFGLAVFEWIAEACKWESPAFIRWNEIVGPSYQKPMVPYEWTTADGKTEIRREWMGTDFMGRSTFRRTLYGAKTSITVALFASLISLAIGVPLGAAAGYFRGRLDELIIWLISTLSTIPYLLLLMAFAVVLRDKTVFGLELRGITSVYLAMGLTSWVGICRLIRGEFIKRKESEYVLAARATGCSNARIIFSHLLPNVFHIIIIDLSLRFVHFIHAEVILSFLGLGETDKPSWGAMIDAARAELARDVWWEMTAATIAIFLLSLALNLFGDALRDCLDPKLRVD; this is translated from the coding sequence ATGCCTGGGCCGACCCGCGAATCAAACTCGAATAATTCGTCCTTTCAGCCGGGGACTGAAGAGCATATCCCGCCGGGCCGCTCTTTGTGGGCGGATGGGATTCGCCGTCTCCGCAAGCAGCGGCTGGCCGTCGTCTGTTTTTGGATTATTGTCTTCTATTTCGGGCTGGCTGTCTTTGAATGGATTGCGGAGGCGTGCAAGTGGGAAAGCCCGGCGTTTATTCGCTGGAATGAGATTGTCGGCCCATCCTATCAGAAGCCGATGGTTCCGTATGAGTGGACGACGGCGGACGGCAAAACCGAAATCCGCCGCGAATGGATGGGGACGGATTTTATGGGCCGCTCGACCTTCCGCCGAACGCTGTATGGGGCCAAGACCTCCATTACAGTGGCCCTTTTTGCATCGCTGATTAGTCTGGCCATCGGCGTGCCGCTGGGGGCCGCCGCCGGCTATTTTCGCGGCCGGCTGGATGAACTGATTATCTGGCTGATTTCCACCCTCAGCACGATTCCCTATCTGCTTTTGCTGATGGCCTTTGCCGTGGTGCTGCGGGATAAGACCGTTTTCGGACTGGAGCTGCGGGGCATTACGAGTGTCTATCTGGCGATGGGGCTGACGTCCTGGGTGGGCATCTGCCGGCTGATCCGCGGAGAGTTTATCAAACGCAAGGAGAGTGAATATGTCCTGGCGGCCCGCGCGACCGGCTGTTCCAATGCCCGCATTATCTTTTCCCATCTGCTGCCGAATGTATTTCACATTATTATCATCGACTTGTCGCTTCGGTTTGTCCATTTCATCCATGCCGAGGTGATTTTGAGTTTTCTGGGACTGGGCGAGACTGACAAACCCAGCTGGGGCGCGATGATTGATGCGGCCCGGGCGGAACTGGCCCGCGATGTCTGGTGGGAGATGACCGCCGCCACGATTGCCATCTTCCTGCTGTCGCTGGCCCTGAATCTCTTTGGCGATGCCCTGCGCGACTGCCTGGACCCCAAATTGAGGGTGGATTAA
- a CDS encoding ABC transporter ATP-binding protein: protein MTDTLLSIQNLSTHFSTEQGLARAVQEVSFDIPRGQTVALVGESGCGKSVTALSILRLVPQPPGRIVSGRILLEHRDLLSLTESQMRRIRGNEIAMIFQEPMTSLNPVFTIGSQIVEAIRLHQKKTARQARQAAVDMLARVGIADPQRRFDEYPHQLSGGMRQRVMIAMALSCMPKLLIADEPTTALDVTIQAQILDLLRHLRQQQKMSILLITHDLGVVAENADSVVVMYASRVVESAPVEPLFDKPLHPYTRGLLRSLPRLNERRDRLEVIPGTVPNPVDFPSGCKFHPRCSIGCRDKRCRTEEPPLKEVMPGRRVACWYAEGYGG, encoded by the coding sequence ATGACGGATACGCTTTTGTCCATTCAGAATCTTTCGACGCACTTTTCCACAGAGCAGGGGCTGGCCCGGGCCGTTCAGGAGGTCAGTTTCGATATCCCGCGCGGACAGACCGTGGCTCTGGTCGGCGAAAGCGGCTGCGGAAAAAGCGTTACGGCCCTGTCGATTCTGCGGCTGGTGCCCCAGCCGCCCGGACGGATCGTTTCCGGACGGATTCTTCTGGAACACCGCGATTTGCTTTCCCTGACGGAGTCTCAGATGCGGCGCATCCGCGGCAATGAGATTGCGATGATTTTTCAGGAGCCGATGACCAGTCTGAATCCGGTTTTTACCATCGGCAGCCAGATTGTCGAGGCCATTCGGCTTCACCAGAAAAAAACCGCCCGTCAGGCCCGTCAGGCAGCGGTCGACATGCTGGCCAGGGTGGGCATTGCCGACCCGCAGCGGCGGTTTGATGAATATCCGCATCAGCTCAGCGGCGGGATGCGGCAGCGCGTGATGATTGCGATGGCGCTGTCCTGCATGCCCAAGCTTCTGATTGCCGACGAGCCCACGACGGCCCTGGATGTGACGATTCAGGCCCAGATTCTCGACCTGCTCCGGCATCTGCGGCAGCAGCAGAAGATGAGTATTCTGCTGATTACCCACGATTTGGGGGTGGTGGCGGAAAATGCCGATTCGGTTGTAGTGATGTATGCGTCGCGGGTTGTGGAGTCGGCGCCGGTCGAGCCGCTGTTTGACAAGCCGCTGCATCCCTATACACGGGGACTGCTTCGCTCGCTGCCGCGGCTGAATGAACGGCGCGACCGTCTGGAGGTCATCCCCGGAACCGTTCCCAATCCGGTGGATTTTCCCTCCGGCTGCAAGTTTCATCCCCGCTGTTCCATCGGATGTCGAGACAAGCGATGCCGGACCGAGGAGCCGCCCCTGAAGGAAGTGATGCCGGGACGCCGGGTGGCCTGCTGGTATGCGGAAGGATACGGAGGATAA
- a CDS encoding dipeptide ABC transporter ATP-binding protein, with protein sequence MRKDTEDKRMVSAEKKPLLEVQDLKTYFPIRVGLFGRTAGFIRAVDGVSFRIEPGQTLGLVGESGCGKTMVGRTILRLIPAVGGRVFFDGTDVLSIPAGRLKPLRRQMQIMFQDPYGSLNPRMNVEAIVGEPLKVHGLASGRQRRQRVVELLEQVGLSRRYLDRYPHEFSGGQRQRIGIARALALGPKFLVCDEPVSALDVSIQSQIINLLMDLQKQLKLTYLFIAHDLAVVRHISDRVAVMYLGRIVEQAPRDALFEQPLHPYTQALLSAIPVPEPGRRRNRIVLRGEVPSPANPPSGCPFHPRCPLAEPRCAREEQTLLEYGKDRWAACWKAGTPLD encoded by the coding sequence ATGCGGAAGGATACGGAGGATAAACGGATGGTGTCTGCAGAGAAGAAGCCCCTGCTGGAGGTTCAGGACCTCAAGACCTATTTTCCGATCCGAGTCGGTTTGTTCGGCCGAACGGCGGGTTTTATCCGCGCGGTGGACGGCGTCAGTTTTCGGATTGAGCCGGGGCAAACGCTGGGCCTGGTGGGCGAAAGCGGCTGCGGCAAAACGATGGTGGGGCGGACGATTCTTCGGCTGATTCCCGCCGTCGGGGGCCGGGTCTTTTTTGACGGGACGGATGTGCTGTCCATTCCGGCCGGCCGGCTCAAACCTCTCCGCCGTCAGATGCAGATTATGTTTCAGGACCCGTATGGGTCCCTCAATCCGCGGATGAATGTTGAGGCCATTGTCGGAGAGCCGCTGAAGGTTCACGGCCTGGCTTCCGGCCGGCAGCGCCGACAGCGGGTCGTCGAACTGCTCGAGCAGGTCGGTTTGTCCCGCCGCTATCTGGACCGCTATCCGCACGAGTTTTCCGGCGGGCAGCGGCAGCGCATCGGGATTGCCCGGGCCCTGGCCCTCGGCCCGAAATTTCTGGTCTGCGACGAGCCGGTCAGTGCGCTGGATGTGTCCATTCAGTCTCAAATCATCAATCTGCTGATGGACTTGCAGAAGCAGCTGAAGCTGACGTATCTGTTTATTGCTCATGATTTGGCGGTGGTTCGCCATATCAGCGACCGGGTGGCGGTGATGTATCTGGGACGCATTGTTGAGCAGGCGCCGCGGGATGCCTTGTTCGAACAGCCTCTTCATCCTTATACGCAGGCCCTGCTCAGTGCGATTCCCGTTCCCGAACCGGGCCGCCGCCGCAACCGCATCGTTCTTCGGGGTGAAGTGCCCAGCCCTGCCAATCCCCCTTCCGGCTGTCCTTTCCACCCGCGCTGTCCTTTGGCGGAACCTCGGTGTGCTCGGGAGGAACAAACGCTGCTCGAATATGGAAAAGACCGCTGGGCAGCCTGCTGGAAGGCGGGCACCCCGCTGGATTGA
- a CDS encoding STAS domain-containing protein, which translates to MEASNRLTLTEQDGAAIATLNAESVNLAELEIIAGALRDYIASRRPPRLIIDLGRVRFLSSMMLGLLVDTWRRLREYGGRMRICGLQPHLMRVFRVTHLDRIFEFSPDCTQALDAFRQNP; encoded by the coding sequence ATGGAAGCTTCGAACCGGCTTACGCTGACGGAACAGGATGGAGCGGCGATTGCGACCCTGAATGCGGAGTCGGTCAATTTGGCGGAACTGGAGATAATCGCCGGTGCGCTCCGCGACTATATCGCCTCCCGTCGTCCCCCGCGTTTGATTATCGATTTGGGCCGGGTTCGTTTTCTTTCATCGATGATGCTCGGCCTGCTGGTGGATACCTGGCGGCGTCTGAGAGAATACGGCGGGCGCATGCGAATCTGCGGTCTTCAGCCCCATCTGATGCGGGTTTTCCGTGTGACCCATCTGGACCGAATCTTTGAGTTCTCTCCGGATTGTACCCAGGCGTTGGATGCGTTTCGTCAGAACCCATAA